The genomic segment CACGGATCCACCCCACCCGCAGCCCCGACCACACCGTCTTGCCGACCGACCCGATCATCACGGCCGAGGCCGCCGTGGCCGCATCGCCGTAGGCGGCGAACGGCAGGAACGACTCGGCGCGGTCGATGTCGAGCTCGCCCGAGGTCTCGTCGGCGATGACGAGAGTGCCCTGACGGGCGGCGTCACCCAGCACCTGCGCGCGCAACTCGGCCGGCATCGACTCCCCGGTGGGATTGTGGAAGTCGGGCATCAGATAGGCGAGTGCGGGGCTCGTGCGAGCGAACGCCTGTGCGAGGCCCGCCGCATCCCAGCCGTGCATGCCGTCGTCGCTCGTGCCTGCCGCCGCGACCGTCACCGGCACCAGCCGTGCACCGGCCGCTTTCAGCGCCTCGTAGGCGTGCGGATAGCTCGGCAACTCCACCACCGCACGATCGCCGCGACCGAGCAGCACGCGCGCCAGCAGAAAGATCGCGTGCTGCGCACCGATCGTGATCATCACCTGCTCCACCGACGTGGGGAGGCCACGCGCCGTGTACCGGGCGGCCACCGCCTCGCGCAGCAGGAGTTCGCCGAACGGGTCGAGCCCGCTCGTGGCGAGTGCGGCGGGGTAGTCGCCGAGGGCCTCCTGCGTGGCCGCGAAGAGGCCGGGGTAGGCCGGCAGAGTGGCCTTCGAGAAGTCGATGAAATCGCCCGAGATGTCATGGCCGCCCACCGGCGCACGCCCGGGCAGCCGCGTGACACTGCCCGAACCGCGCACGCTCTGGGTGTAGCCGGCGTCGCGCAACTCTCGATAAGCCGCCGACACCATCGTGCGGCTCACCCCGAGCGCCTGGGCCAGATCGCGCTCGGCGGGCAGCCGGGTGTCGACCGCGATGCGGCCGTCGAGCACGAGCAGACGGATGCGGTCGAACAACGCCAGATACGACGGCCCGGCTGCGGGCACTCGCCAATCGCCGAGCAGTGCGAGAAGCGAGCGGGTTCCGATGCGAGCGTCAGACATGCATCCACCTTAGTCATATTGGCTTCTTGATCAAGGGCCAATTAGACGATTGGCTACCTGAATGACTCCCCGCATCCTGCGCCTCCTCGGCGGACTCGTGCTCTACGGCTTCGCGGACAGCCTGATCATCCGCGCGGCCATCGGTGTCGAGCCGTGGACGGTGCTCGCTCAGGGCGTGGCGGAACGCACCGGCGGGGGTATCGGCATCCTCACCAACGTGATCGGGCTCGGCGTGCTGCTGCTCTGGATTCCCCTCCGCCAACGACCCGGCATCGGCACGCTCCTCAACGTGCTGCTGGTGGGCACCACCATCGAGCTCGGTCTGTGGCTCATTCCCCCGGTCGATCAGCTGTGGCTGCAGATCATGCTCTTCGCAGCCGGACTGCTGCTGCTCGCCGTGGCCAGCGGCATCTACATCGGGGCCGCATTCGGGCCGGGCCCGCGCGACGGACTGATGACGGGCATCCACTCGCGCCTCGGCTGGCCGATCTGGCTCGCCCGCGCACTGGTGGAGGGGAGTGTGCTGCTCGTGGGGTGGCTCCTCGGGGGCGACGTGGGAATCGGCACGCTCGTGTTCGCACTGACGATCGGGCCGCTCTGCGGGCTCACGCTGCGCTGGTTCGGAGCGCGGACACCGTATGGCAGCATGAAGACGGTGCCGGATGCGGCGCCGCCGAAC from the Herbiconiux aconitum genome contains:
- the yczE gene encoding membrane protein YczE, with translation MTPRILRLLGGLVLYGFADSLIIRAAIGVEPWTVLAQGVAERTGGGIGILTNVIGLGVLLLWIPLRQRPGIGTLLNVLLVGTTIELGLWLIPPVDQLWLQIMLFAAGLLLLAVASGIYIGAAFGPGPRDGLMTGIHSRLGWPIWLARALVEGSVLLVGWLLGGDVGIGTLVFALTIGPLCGLTLRWFGARTPYGSMKTVPDAAPPNSPTPTPTPKDSDARRPALPHP
- the yczR gene encoding MocR-like transcription factor YczR, yielding MSDARIGTRSLLALLGDWRVPAAGPSYLALFDRIRLLVLDGRIAVDTRLPAERDLAQALGVSRTMVSAAYRELRDAGYTQSVRGSGSVTRLPGRAPVGGHDISGDFIDFSKATLPAYPGLFAATQEALGDYPAALATSGLDPFGELLLREAVAARYTARGLPTSVEQVMITIGAQHAIFLLARVLLGRGDRAVVELPSYPHAYEALKAAGARLVPVTVAAAGTSDDGMHGWDAAGLAQAFARTSPALAYLMPDFHNPTGESMPAELRAQVLGDAARQGTLVIADETSGELDIDRAESFLPFAAYGDAATAASAVMIGSVGKTVWSGLRVGWIRAEPSIIRKLAGARFAGDLGTPVLEQLVVARLLRDFEPILALRSAQLREGRDTVIRMLGERFPDWRVPRVDGGLATWVNLGAPISSQLALAARSRGVLITAGPRFGLDGAFERFIRIPIGYQLGELARGIDALAESSNALSHAPVPPAELYADVV